A genome region from Oryctolagus cuniculus chromosome 20, mOryCun1.1, whole genome shotgun sequence includes the following:
- the LOC138843030 gene encoding interferon alpha-inducible protein 27-like protein 2A isoform X1: MVGMLVGAVVAGTVAVGAVPVVLGALGFTSAGIAAGSVAAKMMSAAAVANGGGVAAGSVVATLQSVGAAGLAMSSKVLLGTVGSAFGALVTFKKTPPSSSAEPK, encoded by the exons ATGGTGG GAATGCTGGTGGGCGCTGTCGTGGCCGGGA CTGTGGCGGTGGGGGCTGTGCCCGTGGTCCTGGGCGCCTTGGGCTTCACTTCCGCGGGGATCGCCGCCGGCTCCGTAGCGGCCAAAATGATGTCCGCAGCAGCTGTGGCCAATGGGGGCGGAGTGGCCGCGGGCAGCGTGGTGGCCACTCTGCAGTCCGTGG GGGCCGCTGGACTCGCCATGTCATCCAAAGTCCTCCTCGGCACTGTTGGGTCGGCTTTTGGCGCCTTGGTAACATTCAAGAAGACACCCCCTTCGTCCTCAGCTGAACCCAAGTGA
- the LOC138843030 gene encoding interferon alpha-inducible protein 27-like protein 2 isoform X2 has product MVAVAVGAVPVVLGALGFTSAGIAAGSVAAKMMSAAAVANGGGVAAGSVVATLQSVGAAGLAMSSKVLLGTVGSAFGALVTFKKTPPSSSAEPK; this is encoded by the exons ATGGTGG CTGTGGCGGTGGGGGCTGTGCCCGTGGTCCTGGGCGCCTTGGGCTTCACTTCCGCGGGGATCGCCGCCGGCTCCGTAGCGGCCAAAATGATGTCCGCAGCAGCTGTGGCCAATGGGGGCGGAGTGGCCGCGGGCAGCGTGGTGGCCACTCTGCAGTCCGTGG GGGCCGCTGGACTCGCCATGTCATCCAAAGTCCTCCTCGGCACTGTTGGGTCGGCTTTTGGCGCCTTGGTAACATTCAAGAAGACACCCCCTTCGTCCTCAGCTGAACCCAAGTGA